The proteins below are encoded in one region of Apium graveolens cultivar Ventura chromosome 4, ASM990537v1, whole genome shotgun sequence:
- the LOC141717039 gene encoding uncharacterized protein LOC141717039 yields the protein MKGVGSKAMSSPGRGAAAENYPPPFITRFLRSNVGNKSRGAKSRSSPMFVIRKKNAAKTIETEEPSSPKVTCIGQVRVGRSKSFTPAKPGLLKQSHPSSHGPCICFSFTKCKKIDLRRLASFFRFGWCKEVDVDNSSKLELNGRSEFNDGETEVNGNEDQEAGTGIEEKEDSEEVLRGTATPPTNALLLTRCRSAPFRSSSLAVQFWGETNNDIGDEVKMTSRCRDFDQRESESKKQLSRKLRIGNEEQITGIGKQVQGDSSIGKYMDMPHPLLLTRCKSESASKRENQAK from the coding sequence ATGAAGGGTGTTGGTTCGAAAGCAATGTCAAGTCCAGGCAGAGGAGCAGCAGCAGAGAATTATCCACCGCCATTTATAACGAGGTTTCTGAGAAGCAATGTGGGAAACAAAAGCAGAGGAGCAAAATCACGGTCTAGCCCAATGTTCGTTATTCGCAAAAAGAATGCAGCAAAAACAATCGAAACTGAAGAACCATCTTCTCCTAAAGTCACTTGTATTGGACAAGTTCGTGTTGGGCGTTCAAAGAGCTTCACTCCTGCGAAACCCGGGCTGTTAAAACAATCACACCCTTCTTCACATGGGCCATGTATCTGTTTCTCGTTCACGAAATGTAAAAAAATCGATTTGCGAAGATTGGCCTCTTTTTTCCGATTCGGGTGGTGTAAGGAAGTTGATGTTGATAATTCATCAAAATTGGAATTAAATGGAAGGAGTGAGTTTAATGATGGTGAAACAGAGGTGAATGGAAATGAAGATCAAGAGGCTGGAACTGGAATCGAAGAAAAGGAAGACAGTGAGGAGGTTTTAAGAGGTACAGCAACACCACCAACGAATGCATTGTTGTTAACTCGATGTAGGTCTGCTCCTTTCAGGTCTTCATCTTTGGCTGTCCAATTTTGGGGAGAAACAAACAATGACATTGGAGATGAAGTGAAGATGACAAGCCGGTGCCGCGATTTTGATCAACGAGAGAGCGAAAGTAAAAAACAATTGAGCAGAAAATTAAGAATTGGTAATGAAGAACAAATTACTGGAATTGGGAAGCAGGTACAAGGAGATTCGAGTATCGGAAAATACATGGATATGCCTCATCCTCTTCTTCTTACAAGGTGTAAATCAGAATCAGCATCAAAAAGGGAGAACCAAGCCAAATAG